The Prionailurus viverrinus isolate Anna chromosome C1, UM_Priviv_1.0, whole genome shotgun sequence DNA window agtatttacattagaagtgtaattgctgggtcatgtagtTCTGTTTAGCTTTTTCAAGAATTGCCAAACTCTCTTctatagcagctgcaccattttacattcccaccagtaatatCAAGGATTCTCtacaaccttgccaacacttggtctttttgcttttttttttttttttttaaatgctatataGCCTGGTGGGTGTGAAGAGGtgtcattgtgcttttgatttgcatgtccctaatgatcagtgataccgagcatattttcatgtgcttattgaccatttgcatatctttagagaaatgtctactcaagtcctttgcTTGTTTTCAACTAGGGTGTCTTGTTGAGttgtgggaggtttttttttgttttttttgtttttttctttgtagaagttcttttttaagtttgagagagagagcaagtggggaagggacagggagagaaaggaagagaattgcAAGTGGGGCATGAatttgacatggggctcaaactcacgaaccctgtgagaaccaagagtcagatgcttaaccgacagtcACCCAGGCGAGTTCACTGGATCTCTTCAGTTGtgggagttctttatacattttggatattaatccctcaTCAGATACATGATGGGTAAATATTCCCATTCTGTGTGTTAACTCTTAAAATGTCCTTTTTGGggcacctttgtggctcagttaagcatccaactcttgattttggctcaggtcatgatcttatgatctGGGAGTTccagcccaacatcaggctctgtgttgacattgtggagcctgcttgggattctgtctccctctgttcctccctgctcactctctctctctctcagaataaatgaaaataaacttaaaaaaaaaaaagcctttgtaCAAAAGTTTATAATTTAGATCAAGTCAAATTTATCTGTTTATTGTTGCATGTGCTTTTATAATCCTAtctacgggggcgcctgggtggcacagtcggttaagcgtccgacttcagccaggtcacgatctctgggtccgtgagttcgagcccggcgttgggctctgggctgatggctcggagcctggagcctgtttccgattctgtgtctccctctctctctgcccctcccccgttcatgctctgtctctctctgtcccaaaaataaataaaaacgttaaaaaaaaaaaaaaaggattatctaCGAATACATTTCCAAATCCAAGGTTGTGAAGTTCTCTGTTTTCTCCAGAGTTTATGATTTTAGCCCTTATCTTTAGGTTGACCCATtattgagttgattttttttttttttttatatgaggtGTAAAATAGGGATCtgccttcattctttctcatgtggAAGTCCAGCtggtcccagcaccatttattgaagagcatttaagatttttaagaagatacacatgaaggggtgcctgggtggctcagtcggttaagtgtccgactttggctcaggtcatgatctcacggtttgtgagccccgtgttgggctatgtgctgacagttcagagcctggagcctgctttggattctgtcttctttctctgcccctccccaacttgtgctctgtctctctgtgtctctcaaaaaataaataaatataaaaaaattttttttaaagatatacatGAAGCATACATAAAATAATTGAGGAAATACAAATACCGATTCATCCACTGTCTACTGTTAACAAATATTAGTACATGTGGTTTTTTTGCTGTATGTGCATTACGCAGATTATTTGTAGACCAAAGCATACAATTGAAGCTTGTAAGGtagttaatttctttaaatttcaggTGCTGCATGAATAAATTAGATATAATAGCATTAGGGCTGTGGTGAGGATTGAATTATGTTTGTAGTTATCCTTGCACTAAAAGACTTGAATTATCTCACACTATAGCATAAGTATTCTGGTTCCTGAGTGTTCAGCCTCTTAAGGTATCAGATTTGGTTTTGAGCCTTTTGTCTGATTGTCACCCATTTGTCCATGGGAGGAGGGTGGAACTCACCACTGAGCAGGTTATTAATTGATAGTACTCTTCTCTTGCAGTGTGCCCAGCTGGCTGGAAGCCTGGCAGTGATACCATCAAGCCTGATGTCCAGAAGAGCAAAGAATATTTCTCTAAGCAGAAGTGAGCAGTGGGCCTTTTTAGGGCCCGGCTGCATTGGCTGGCcatgaaaacaaaatctcttttGTACTATTGTCATGCTTAAGACACAAGACTTTAGATTCAGTGCAGATGTGGTATGGGATGGGACAGGCCTTTCCTGCAGGGGTTGGGGAGGCCAGCCTTTCTTCCTCTGGAGAGAATGGCCCATGCTGTGCTATGGGGCAAGTCAACTGATGTGTACAGTAGTGGGGCATCACTTTTGATCTTTGTTTCTATTAAACTTGAACTGAGACCTTGTTGAGTCTTCATTTCAGGGGGCACTAGCTTTGATTTTAAGAGTAATTTactctctgctttccttttttaggGTAAAATGAAGGTTGATAGCTGCCTCAGAATCAGAAAGTTACATTGGGTGGGGGGATATGCAAGTAGACACAGGAAAGGAACTGAACCCAGGTGTTAACATTTTCACTACATTTGGGGGAGAAGAGCAAGATTTGCAGTGTTGGTCAAAACACTGCAATTTGTCCTATAGGTGAAGCATAAATTGCAGGTTGCAGATGGAGGCCCCAATGAGATTACTTGGACATTTATACTATTGGGAGGGCTGCATGAGAACTTGAAGCTTGGCCTCTTCTAAATGTCCAGTACTGGCTCTATAGAAGATCAGAATTAGAGGCTTTGAAActaaaagggggagggggagacaaacTGCCCTGTTTGTAGGGGAAGGCTACATTCATCTCCTTGTTCTGAGGTGGGAGAGGTATAGGGGAGGTGAAGGTGGGTTTCTCCTGAGCCCTTGTGGGTAAGAAAGATTCAAAACTGAGTCTGGTGTATTATGTACCCTTTCAGACATAAGCTAGTCTAGTCTATCCTCCTCCCAAGCAAGACCTAAGAGCAGTAGTACAGAATTCCCAGGGCTTTCAATGACAGCTCATACACCCCTTAATATAAACCAGGCATGGTTTCAAAAATGCTTTGCATGTGTTTATTCCCCACAACAAGCCTGTGAGGCAGGTGCCGTTAGGTAGGAGATGATTGCCTTTTAGGCTCTGTAACAAGTAGGATCTTGGAGCActggagagaaatggaaaggaataaTCCTGTATTTTAAGGTGGGAATTCTGGATCTGTCttgtctttcacttcttttgacTAAATTTTTCTGAGCTTTGTTATCTTCACTGAAGAGCTCTATTACAATCCTTGTATCAAAAATATTGTACCcaggcacctggggtggctcctttggttaagcatccaactctagatctcagctcatgtcttgatctcaggatcgtgagttctagcccaatgttgggctccacactgggcatgaagcctgtttaaacaaaaatattgtgCCCAAAATATCTGGCCTTGCCAAAGCCAAAGGAGTTCTAGAGCCAAGTACCACTTATAAATAGGGATCTCAGAGGAGGGAGGATATCAAGGGCCAGGGGATGCAGGTGGTGAGATACTGGGGCTGAGCCAGCCTCGGGCTCTGCTGGGATTCTGGGGCTTCTTGGGTGGGAGTGTGGTAAAAGGAAGCTCAGGTGATGCAGAGCTAGGATCTTCTGAGGGCTGGGCCAAGCCCAACAAAGCTAAGCGTTGGGCAGGTGGAGTAGAAAAGTAAGCCTTCTGTTCTTCTGAGTAACGCTCCTGTGGTGTTACAGCATCCCGGTATGTCCAGTCACGCCAGTGGAAATTAAAGCCTTCAAGCAGGGTGATTCGGGCAGCTCTTGTAGGTACACAGTCCAGGGGCTTTGTGGGTGGCAGATCTGGCACCTCTATTCCTGGCAGCAGCATTACTCCTCGGATGGCAAACCAGCCTCCGTATCGGGGATGTATGCACACACCTGATATGTGCTGAGGAGATGGTAAAGCAAGGTCATGGAGTAAGTCCAACTATCATCACTGCAAGCTAggcttgttcatttattttcaaggaaCACTGATTCCACATTTGAACCTCTCCTTTGGCTGGGTTCCCCTATTTCCTCTCATGGACAACCCTTTTCATGAGCTCACTTTGGCCATGAGGAACCTAGAAGGAAGGGTTTATTAAGCTGAGTGTCAACTTCCCAGTCTTATTGTTGGGTTTCCTGATTACTGCTCTACCCCCTCCATCCTGTAACGAGATTTTAACAGACTAAGTTCTCTGACCTGATGTGTTCCCAGGCCGACTCCAGAAAGCATGTGGGGTTGGGCTCCTGACTAGGGCACACCTTTCCCCTGGATCGTGTCTACCAAATCATTTACCCAGGATAGGTGGAAGAATGTGAATTGGTATCTTGAGGAGCCTTCACCATTTTCTCCCAGTCCCTACTCATTCACACTTGCCCTCTGACCTGGGTCCCCCAGGGGTCAGCCTCCACATCCTTCCGTTGGTAGTAGTAAGCAGCCCCTGCCACATGGGCTGCAGTCTGGGCCAGAATCTTGGGGCGCCGATTGGGGTGTACCTCGTAGTCAGCGATGACTTCCATTTGCAACTCTGGGAGGTTCTGGGATAGAGATGGAAGCTCATTTCAACATGAGAGGAATCATGACTTTGTCCTAGAGAGCCCGAGTTGTGTTAACTTGGTCCTGTCCTCAGAAGTTGTTTAAAGGGAAAACATGACCTTAaacgtgggggggtggggagctccaCTGTGAAGAAAATGATACTCTGTCCAGGAAGGTCCATATTTGAAGGGAAATAACAAGGTCTTGCTCACAAATGCCTATTACAAGGGGTGACTTGGCTCTGCCCTCCCAAGTCTCAGTGTGGAGGAAGACATGGCCCAGCTTTGGGGAGACccaatgtatgtgtgtatatatatatatatatatgtgtgcatgtgtctggtggtggtggggatatTGTTCTACCCTCAAAAGGCCCCAAAGACACAAAACGTCCAGGTCTAGGGCAAGGACAGGTGAAAGATGCTTAGGGGATGCTAGGCTTATTCCTATTTCACTTGGAGGCTAAGGGAAGTCTGGTTTGAAGTTCATGTAATTGCCCATCTGAGATAGGGTAAGTGAGATTGATTATAGACCTGGGGGGCTGCTAGAAGAAGGTGGCTGAAACTGGGCTAAGGCAGAATGGGGAGAGCTCACAATGTCAAAGATGCTCTAGCATAGCCCATCTGAAAGTGGCTCATAGCTGTAAGTAGGTCTAGATCCTGCACTGAGCTTAGAGTAGCTGAAAGCAGCTATGGGTTTGAAACCTGGGGGAATATATGAACCTTGCTCACCTTTCTAACACGGCCCAAGTGGTAGGCTACACACTGGTCCACAGGGTCAGTCAGTGGTCGGAGATGGCAACTCTGCAGGAAGGGTTTGAGGGCCCGGTCAAACATGGCAGGTGTGCTGAGTACCAGGAAGGCCAGGGTAGGTCCTGGCAGGGGTAGGTGGAAGGCTGGAGGCAGGAGTGCATTATACCATGCCACCTagaacagagagaaaattcaGGCTACACAGGAGGGCCAATTTAGGCCTTTGTCAGGTCCATACCTTGGCCCGGCATTCAAGGCCTCATACATCTTGGGCTGTCTCCAtctcattcattcagtgaatggATTTCTACTGATGCTGCATGATGTATATTTATGGGGGACTCCTCCATAGGGGAATCTGACAGGGAGTTTGGGATAAAGAGGCAGAGAATTCATGACTAAGAACCAAAAGAAACTACTGTGATTAGTGCAATGACAGGGCCTGATGAGGATCCTGTGAAACTAGAAAAGGCTTCTTGGAAGCTGTTTTTGAACGGTAGGAAGGAAACTGACAAGATGATGTAGGGAGAGAAAATCTGGTGTTTTATTCTAAATAGAGGGCACAGCATTAACAAAGACATGCAAAAATGACATATTTGGAAAACAGCAAATTGTCTAGTTTGATAGAAGTGAAGGGTCTGTaaaggggagcaggagagaagggtgGAAAGATCAGTAGGCGTGAGATTATGACTGGCCTAGATACTAATTTAAGGAATATAGGTCTAATTTGGTGACAATGGGGGGGTTAGCCATTTAAGATTTAAGGAGGAAATGTACATGATCGGCTTTGGAAAGATCTGGCTGCAGTGTAAGGACAGGTTGAATGCAAAATGATAGCAAGCAGATTATTGCAGTAATCCAAGCACAGAGGGGTTGGATGGAAGGGAATGGACTTGGGAGACTCAAGTGACAGATTCCTAAAGGTCTCGGTGTCTGACTggatgtgggggagggaaagggtgaGAAGTAGGAGTCTAGTACAATAACTCTTACTACTCACCCAGTTCTACCTGACCCACCAaacattctcactctctccataCGTGCCATCCACCACTACCTCCACACCTTTACTTAAGCTGTTCCTGATATTTGGGATGTACATAAtaccctttccttcttttcatatATAGCTCAactctatatttttttctgggaagtCCTTCTCAAGCTAGACCCAACATACTTTCACTATATTCTTTCCCAGCACTGCTGTGTGCCACTCAGTGGAAGGGGTGGGAGTGAGTTGTCTCTTAAGCATCAGGCAAAGGGCTCAACCTGAGTTGACTTAGCTTTGTGTCCAAGCACACAGCTCAGTACAAAGGGCACTGGATAAGGGGGAAGGATCTGTGTAAACAAGGGTAGGTAGTGGTGCCAGACTTCTGTGACAGGCGAGTGCACAGTTTCTGTATCCAGCCCAGCGCTGGTGATTGGCAACATCATGAATTAGCCCTCTGTTGGTAGATGGAACAAACCAGCCAATTGTTTGCTTGTTCAACAACAGGAATGCCCTTCCCCCCTCAGATAACCTAAATCTTAGCTACACAAACCTACAAGGCCTTGCTCTATCCTAACTCCttaaggaagttttttttttttttttttaatgtttactttttggggagagagacacagagcaagagagcgagcgagctggggaaggtcagagagagagggagacacagaatccgaagcaggctccaggctctgagctgtcagcacagagcccaaggcggggctcgaacttaaaaccgacgcttaaccgactgagtcacccaggcgccccttctgaaGGATGCTTCTCAAATGACTCTGACCCCACTGGTCACTTTCTTCCTGTAAACTATGGAGGTGGTAGAGCCACAAGATTACTGGGTTATGTGGTGTCTCCCATTCATCAATATGGCGTTATATGGGATTTCAAGGACAAACGTGCGGCCGTTTCTCTACCTCTTTAACAAAGTCCCCACTGACACCATGTTCCCGTACGTCAGATGGACATGGGGCCAAAGGAGCTCGGGAAAGATCAGAAGGCTCTCGAGCTTCACGCCAATAGCACCGAGGCCAATCATACACCTCGCTCCAGCACCGCAGAGGGATAAACCAACCTGGAAGGGGTAAACCTCGAAGCCAAAAGGGCACAATGTGTCTTCGATCTTCTGCTTCAGTTCTGCGACTTGCAGCTCCATAGCGCACGCAACGCGCAGACCTTGCTGGGGAATGGAGTCTCAAGGATAACCTGGGCCGTTAAGTTTCAAGGTAGCTTGGACTCCATTTCCCAAGAACCACTGGGATCAGCAGCGGGGTAGCGTTGGCTCTATGCAATGCATCTTGGGATATGTAGTGCACTTGGTCCTTGGGTCCAACAACTACAGAATCAGAAAGCCTCGGTTTCCCGGCAAGCTTCACGGTGGCGGTGTCAATGCTCGTGCCGCTACCAGGGAAACGTAGTTCTACAGCCTCCATCGCCGGTTGTTTCCTCGAGAGACGAACTCAGTTTCCCACGTGGCGCTGCGGCAGCCAGTCCGAGGTCGGACTTTCCCGGCCTACAGGAGGGTTTGAACTGGGCAGTAGTCGCTGGCACAGGTTCGGAGTGATGGTACTTGTGTCTTGGGTCTGGGAAGGTTTCGACCAAGATTCGGCACTCTCAATTCCCACCTGATAATTGAGTATCAAAGCATCCCGCTTTCCCCCTAGAGTCCCCAAGCGCTGCTCTCCTGACCAGTCCCAGTTTGGCTTGATAACTGCATCCCTCCCTACCTTTAGTATTACATCCCCACTCCCCACTTTCTATCTGAAGTGTGGCCTTACTGGGCTGTGTCTCTGGTGTTCCGGGCTGGAAGAGCAAAGGCACAAGACGTCAGGGAGCCTTGCGGAAGGTTATGAGTAGGAGCCTGAGCTGGTATGAGCACCTCGACGTGCTTCTCAATGCTACCGATGGAAATGTGGCCAGGATTAAGGTGAGGGGGCACCTGAGGGCCCCCGTTAGAGGTTTGGGTTTAGGGACACTCAGAGCCAATTGGcctgtgaactttttttttttttttttttttttttgtagcagcGGCTGTATCCTCTTGGAGTCTCCACAGCGGGTGAGTATTGTCCCTTTTCTGCCCccgttcttttctttttccaggatCTGCTTTTTTCCAGTGCCTGTATCATCCACTATTCCAAATTCCAACTGTTTTCTTTCCTGAACAAACATCTGTTTTCTCCCCAAAGTTAGGCCTTACAATCATCCCTTGCTTATTCCCTCAGCAGGAGATTTGGCTGGGACCTGGATTTCCCCTCATCACTTGCCTCCTCAGTCTGGAGTCCATGCTCAACAGCCTTGGGCTCTAGAGACTCCTTTTGTCCCAGAGAGGCTGAGTTGGGGTAAGGCCCATGGTGCATCTTCTCTCTGGGATGAAGTTATTATTCTCCAATCCCAGCTTCAATCCCAGGCTCAGGTAAAGTGTGGAATCCtaggtgtgtatgtgtttgtgtttgtgtgagaTGCCCCTTGCACAGTAGCTCAGGTGGCTTTTCTTGCCTGGGTAGGTGACTGAGACACTAAGACAGGCTGTGCAGGGGCTGCTGGAAGAGCAAGAGCAGCAGAAGTATAAGATCTGTACCCTGGAAGGTATATGgccagttatttttttcctgcacaCAGCTCATTATGTATGCACACAGTTTTGTTACATATCTCCTGTGTGTGCACTTGTGTCTTGATTTGCAAGTGGAATCTGTAGGCTTATGTGTAAAAGTCTCAGAAAGACTGATCCTCAGTTTGTCCCACTACAGCATCACTAAGGTTGCTGCAGGGGAGCCCAGAGCAGAGGGTCCTTCTCCTGGATCAATGCCTGGAGGGGCTGAGAAGGGAACTGCAGGGCCTTCGAAGCCAGGTGCAGGAACAGGCCCAAGCCCAAATACAAACAGGACCACAAAAACGTAGTGCTACTGGTGGCCTTCACCAAGAGCTGCAGAATGAGTAAGTGATGGGCAAGACCTCTCCTTCTTTGGGCCTCTGAATTCTTGGCACTCTGGTAGTGTCCTCAGGGCTTGTTGATTGGCTTTCGAATGACACTGCTGTCATCTGTGCAGGTGTCAACTCCTGTGGGAGGAATCAGAGATTCTTCAGGAGGAGCTGAAATTGCTGCAGGACCAGCTGAGTGAGTAAAAGATTGGGGGTGGGTATGAGTTCACCTGTCCCCTTTTCTGGAAAGCCTTTTTGCTGTCCCAGTAAGTGGCCATAGCTCTGATTTCTTGAGCTGCTCAGAAGTCTGGCCAAGTGTTTTGTCTTGCCTCCATGGTGTGAGTCTAGTTTCCCCAGTCAGTTTGGAATGCTAGACCAGAATGCTTCTGTCTCAGTTTTCAGCACCAGGCTGGGTACAAggccaggaggagaaaagaaagaagttggagAACAGCTCTcttacatttttctctcattGAAGGCCAGCACCAGGAGCTGCTGCTGAAACAGATGGCTGAAGGGGGGCAAGCTCAGGCCCACAGCTGGAAGGTAGGACCAGGATCAGACCTATTTCTTCATATCTCCCTATGAAGgctccttcctttctgtcttttctgttgtGCAGGCAGGCCAGCATACCCTTTCCCAcccctatctctttctctcttccctgtgcTGACTCTACCTCCCTCCAAAGCTTTTCTTCCCAAGCCCTCTTCTCCAGGTTGAGAGACTGTCATTGCCCACATGAGGGTTCCATGTGTGCTGAAGATGCcaatggtggggagggggattcctcctggagagggagaggaatgtACCTACCTGGTCCTACCTGGGCCCATGGTCTGGCAGACGTTGGAGCAGCTGCAAAGTGGCAGGGAGGTCAAGGGTCACACCCTGGAGGCTGCCAGGACAGAGGTCCAGGATGCCCGGCAGGAGTACAACCTCCTCAGGTCAGGGGGTGTGGATGCTTGTGGCAGTGGAAGGGATATGTCTCAGAGGCCAGGCATTGGGGACCAAAGTTCAGCTATCCTAGATTTGACATGGGCTGGTAGGGGTGGTATGGTATCTGGGTTACAGCCTGTAAAGGCAGTACTGGGCATTCTTTACTTGATACAGGGTCACTGAGGTATCTTTATATGTTTGAAGGATAAAGGGAGAGGAGACCGGGGTCCTGGCCTCACGAAGGAGAACAGTTCTATGGTGGAAGGGTCCTCTTGACccactgtctccttctctgcttctgattctgttccCCTTTCCAGGACCTCCATTCACATCCTCCAATCTAAGTTGTCCCTGGCTGCCACCTTCACCATGTCTCTTTCTTCATCTACCTCTGAAGTCAGTCTTCCAGACAGCAACAGTAGCTGGGAAACTAGGTGGGAGTAAGGGCAGGGATCCCAGGTCTGGGGGAGGGTGAATCTGAATGGTGCGTGTGTGTCAGCTGCCTGATTATTTGGCACTGGGTAGAATGGAGTCTCTGCCTCTTTTTTAGTGAATCCATCATTCTGTCGTTACTTATCCCAGGTCAGGCTTATATGTTCCTCCCCATCAGACAGGCCTAGGGCCTAGTTCTGTGTGTATCATAGTGCTTGCtgatggtttgttttct harbors:
- the MMACHC gene encoding cyanocobalamin reductase / alkylcobalamin dealkylase translates to MELQVAELKQKIEDTLCPFGFEVYPFQVAWYNALLPPAFHLPLPGPTLAFLVLSTPAMFDRALKPFLQSCHLRPLTDPVDQCVAYHLGRVRKNLPELQMEVIADYEVHPNRRPKILAQTAAHVAGAAYYYQRKDVEADPWGTQHISGVCIHPRYGGWFAIRGVMLLPGIEVPDLPPTKPLDCVPTRAARITLLEGFNFHWRDWTYRDAVTPQERYSEEQKAYFSTPPAQRLALLGLAQPSEDPSSASPELPFTTLPPKKPQNPSRARGWLSPSISPPASPGP
- the CCDC163 gene encoding transmembrane protein CCDC163 isoform X1 — protein: MSRSLSWYEHLDVLLNATDGNVARIKQRLYPLGVSTAAGDLAGTWISPHHLPPQSGVHAQQPWALETPFVPERLSWGKAHGASSLWDEVIILQSQLQSQAQVTETLRQAVQGLLEEQEQQKYKICTLEASLRLLQGSPEQRVLLLDQCLEGLRRELQGLRSQVQEQAQAQIQTGPQKRSATGGLHQELQNECQLLWEESEILQEELKLLQDQLSQHQELLLKQMAEGGQAQAHSWKISRRAHFLTWSPAAFSFRPRALSRRTYSLRAPQCS
- the CCDC163 gene encoding transmembrane protein CCDC163 isoform X2 translates to MSRSLSWYEHLDVLLNATDGNVARIKQRLYPLGVSTAGDLAGTWISPHHLPPQSGVHAQQPWALETPFVPERLSWGKAHGASSLWDEVIILQSQLQSQAQVTETLRQAVQGLLEEQEQQKYKICTLEASLRLLQGSPEQRVLLLDQCLEGLRRELQGLRSQVQEQAQAQIQTGPQKRSATGGLHQELQNECQLLWEESEILQEELKLLQDQLSQHQELLLKQMAEGGQAQAHSWKISRRAHFLTWSPAAFSFRPRALSRRTYSLRAPQCS